The Canis aureus isolate CA01 chromosome 9, VMU_Caureus_v.1.0, whole genome shotgun sequence genome has a segment encoding these proteins:
- the LOC144321086 gene encoding kallistatin-like — protein MDLADSLLLLLAGLLFLPHGQLHPERYSLHQEPPSTGEGSPSLKIAPGNTAFALHFYHLMASQSPGSNIFFSPLSISASYAMLSLGARSHSKTQILEGLGFNLTEVSESDIHRGFQHLLHTLHLPDDRLEMHMGSTLFLSQDLLILPEFLNDSVAFYDSKLFLTNFHDPVGTTQLINDHIKEETQGKIVDLVSKLNTDIAMVLVNYIYFKALWEKPFQPSMTTTQDFHVDENTVVQVPMMLQDTAHHWYLNDRYLPCSVLRMDYKGNMTAFFILPNRGKMKQVEEALTPEMLTRWNRLLQKRHFYRKLELHFPKFSISGSYQLNEILPKMGFVDLFSRQVDLSGITKEKKLQLSKSFHKAILEVDEVGTQAAAATGIFTTFLSAWHNHRVLWFNRPFFVVIFSTNTQSILFLGKVVNPTKP, from the exons ATGGATCTTGCAGacagcctgctcctccttctggctGGACTGCTATTCCTACCTCATGGTCAGCTGCATCCTGAGCGCTACAGCCTCCATCAGGAGCCTCCAAGCACAGGTGAGGGCTCCCCTAGCCTCAAGATTGCCCCAGGCAATACAGCTTTCGCTCTCCACTTCTACCACCTGATGGCTTCCCAAAGTCCTGGGAGCAACAtcttcttttccccattgagCATTTCGGCCTCCTACGCCATGCTGTCCCTGGGGGCCCGCTCACACAGCAAGACCCAGATCCTTGAGGGTCTGGGCTTCAACCTCACAGAGGTGTCCGAGTCAGACATCCACCGGGGCTTCCAGCACCTCTTGCACACTCTCCACCTTCCGGACGACAGGCTGGAGATGCACATGGGCAGCACCCTATTCCTGAGCCAGGACCTGCTGATCCTTCCGGAATTTCTTAATGACAGTGTGGCCTTCTATGACTCCAAACTCTTCCTCACCAACTTCCATGATCCTGTGGGCACCACCCAGCTTATCAATGACCACATCAAGGAGGAAACTCAAGGGAAGATTGTGGATTTGGTGAGCAAACTGAACACGGACATTGCAATGGTGCTGGTGAATTACATTTACTTCAAAG cTCTGTGGGAAAAACCATTCCAACCCTCGATGACCACTACCCAAGACTTCCACGTTGATGAGAATACCGTAGTCCAGGTGCCTATGATGCTGCAGGACACAGCGCACCACTGGTATCTCAATGACAGATACTTACCCTGCTCAGTGCTGCGGATGGATTACAAAGGAAACATGACAGCCTTTTTTATCCTTCCTAACCGAGGGAAAATGAAGCAAGTGGAGGAGGCCTTGACCCCAGAGATGCTAACAAGATGGAACCGCTTACTTCAGAAGAG ACATTTTTATAGGAAGCTCGAGCTGCATTTCCCCAAGTTCTCCATTTCTGGCTCCTATCAACTGAATGAGATTTTGCCCAAGATGGGCTTCGTGGACCTGTTCTCAAGGCAGGTTGACTTGTCTGGCATCACCAAAGAGAAAAAACTGCAGTTGTCCAAG AGTTTCCACAAAGCCATTCTTGAGGTGGATGAAGTTGGTACCCAGGCAGCAGCAGCCACTGGCATCTTTACCACCTTTCTGTCTGCCTGGCACAATCACAGAGTCCTTTGGTTCAACCGGCCCTTCTTTGTGGTGATCTTTTCCACCAACACCCAGAGCATCCTCTTCCTGGGAAAGGTTGTCAACCCCACAAAACCATAG